A single genomic interval of Oryzias latipes chromosome 3, ASM223467v1 harbors:
- the LOC101167351 gene encoding uncharacterized protein LOC101167351 isoform X1, producing MMESGTKKETRVDQLPVRQLEEEEDVYSTDRSGWSSSSSSYRDPCEESPDDVSQRLIIPERSPAGPTRDLQRQVEILQQQLTESRTENKLLKEDLEIQRMELQYYQDENVHLIKVTSKQKMEIKTLKKLLEETSGCRDNLAKHLQERGKRLDTTQNNLQQLHGSSPAGWRVIRSVLSMISILRSSFII from the exons ATGATGGAAAGTGGCACGAAGAAGGAGACCCGGGTGGACCAGCTCCCTGTACgccagctggaggaggaggaagatgtttACAGCACGGACAGATCCGGTTGGTCCAGTTCTTCCTCCTCTTACCGGGATCCTTGTGAAGAGAGCCCTGATGACGTGTCTCAACGTTTAATCATCCCTGAAAGGAGCCCAGCTGGACCTACAAGAG ATCTGCAGAGGCAGGTGGAAATTCTGCAGCAACAGCTGACTGAGTCCAGGACTGAGAACAAGCTCCTGAAAGAGGACCTTGAAATCCAAAGGATGGAGCTGCAGTACTACCAGGACGAAAACGTCCACCTGATTAAG GTAACCAGCAAGCAGAAGATGGAGatcaaaactttgaaaaagttGCTTGAAGAAACCTCTGGTTGCCGTGACAACTTGGCAAAGCACCTCCAAGAGAGGGGAAAGCGGCTGGACACCACACAGAACAACCTCCAACAGCTGCATGGGAGCAGCCCAGCAGGATGGAGAGTCATCAGGAGTGTTTTATCTATGATCAGCATTCTAAGATCATCATTTATTatatga
- the LOC101167351 gene encoding uncharacterized protein LOC101167351 isoform X2 yields the protein MMESGTKKETRVDQLPVRQLEEEEDVYSTDRSGWSSSSSSYRDPCEESPDDVSQRLIIPERSPAGPTRDLQRQVEILQQQLTESRTENKLLKEDLEIQRMELQYYQDENVHLIKQAEDGDQNFEKVA from the exons ATGATGGAAAGTGGCACGAAGAAGGAGACCCGGGTGGACCAGCTCCCTGTACgccagctggaggaggaggaagatgtttACAGCACGGACAGATCCGGTTGGTCCAGTTCTTCCTCCTCTTACCGGGATCCTTGTGAAGAGAGCCCTGATGACGTGTCTCAACGTTTAATCATCCCTGAAAGGAGCCCAGCTGGACCTACAAGAG ATCTGCAGAGGCAGGTGGAAATTCTGCAGCAACAGCTGACTGAGTCCAGGACTGAGAACAAGCTCCTGAAAGAGGACCTTGAAATCCAAAGGATGGAGCTGCAGTACTACCAGGACGAAAACGTCCACCTGATTAAG CAAGCAGAAGATGGAGatcaaaactttgaaaaagttGCTTGA
- the LOC101167603 gene encoding uncharacterized protein LOC101167603 codes for MVTMTTVSSKPLQMLESLHSVERPLSANTTELNLTVFLATRSTLSMMKGDMNSCLKDLQSQVEILQQQLTESRTENKLLKKDLKTQRMEVWHYQDENVDLIEVTSKQKRKIKTLKKLLEETSGCRDNLAKQLQETGERLDNTQNNLQHREQPSQMEKLEELTEKLDETTMELKEKNWKIELLEEMLEINKILNDFQQLKHEAETFLLRFDSAKLHEQIDQQSRDIKKKQKKLEKIKISSRKFSGETCKKANKMVQTDGDDLIPQSASRKSKRVRFAAETSKHQRSTVTTFCDRPVEGSFPPEKRLDKINPADLLKEKLQEDPQEFAESSKSSHVGRSPKRRIRRHYTPKNNAPQNPPEPEPSWLKEPSGRLRTFFNHLKRLPEYIVKTVN; via the exons ATGGTCACCATGACAACAGTGTCTTCTAAACCCTTGCAAATGTTGGAAAGTCTTCATTCCGTCGAGCGACCACTTAGTGCCAACACGACTGAGCTGAACTTGACTGTTTTTTTGGCGACAAGATCGACTCTTTCCATGATGAAAGGTGACATGAATTCTTGTTTGAAAGATCTGCAGAGCCAGGTGGAAATTCTGCAGCAACAGCTGACTGAGTCCAGGACTGAGAACAAGCTCCTCAAAAAAGACCTTAAAACCCAAAGAATGGAGGTGTGGCACTACCAGGATGAAAACGTCGACCTGATTGAG GTAACCAGCAAGCAGAAGAGGAAGatcaaaactttgaaaaagttGCTTGAAGAAACCTCTGGTTGTCGTGACAACTTGGCAAAGCAGCTCCAAGAGACGGGAGAGCGGCTGGACAACACACAGAACAACCTCCAACATAGGGAGCAGCCCAGCCAGatggagaagctggaggagctcACAGAGAAACTGGATGAGACCACCATGGAGCTGAAGGAGAAGAACTGGAAGATAGAG TTGTTGGAGgaaatgcttgaaatcaacAAAATCCTGAACGACTTTCAACAATTGAAGCATGAAGCAGAGACCTTTCTACTCAGATTTGATTCTGCTAAATTGCATGAGCAAATCgatcagcagagcagagacaTCAAG aaaaagcagaaaaaacttGAGAAGATTAAGATTTCCTCCAGAAAGTTCTCTGGAGAAACTTGCAAAAAAG CAAACAAGATGGTGCAGACGGATGGAGATGACCTCATCCCACAGTCTGCATCACGCAAGTCCAAGCGAGTCCGCTTTGCAGCTGAAACCAGCAAACATCAACGAAGCACCGTTACCACG TTTTGTGACAGACCAGTGGAGGGCTCCTTTCCTCCAGAAAAACGCCTGGACAAGATCAATCCAGCTGATCTATTGAAGGAAAAGCTCCAAGAAGATCCTCAGGAGTTTGCAG AGTCTTcaaagagcagccatgttggcaGGAGCCCCAAGCGCCGGATCAGGAGGCACTATACACCTAAAAACAACGCTCCTCAAAATCCACCAGAGCCAGAGCCAAGCTGGTTGAAAGAACCATCAGGGAGACTGAGGACATTTTTCAACCACCTCAAGAGGCTCCCTGAATACATTGTGAAGACTGTGAACTAG